In the genome of Streptomyces globosus, one region contains:
- the fxsT gene encoding FxSxx-COOH system tetratricopeptide repeat protein, with amino-acid sequence MTTGIRQERDPAPARPQRFVISFAGFNRPWAVWIAYRLEEHGHRVALQRWDPQSAGGLTQALDDLARGGSRVLLVLSERYFSAGTHSEQEWNTALRAAHDNHPGRFAAVCLTDAPLPSAVAVLEKTDLWGLDAYEAEYRVLRRLELPTDRVGTETGRRGPRFPNDPPEIWGRVPRRNPRFTGRNDVIGRLRAALAEAPPGASIVTLLGLSGVGKTQVATEYAYRFASEYDVVWWVPAEDRPTLRERLADLAPELGLPRGAGSYGEQIRAVLEALRRGTPYNRWLMVFDGCDNPDDLTDMLPSGAGDVIITSRNREWASRHTSLVEVPLYARPESVTFIRRRAHRLTGEEADQLAEALEDYPLALDQTAGWLADSPLTVGDYLGLLRRRLDSHEAVTVSDDYPLPFPTALAILLNNVRENFPDALALLRLFVFFAPGPVPLRLLREFPVDDAPEQLAGLINDQIRWNAALNKLVQFSVVRLEYSDLAVEEGGGGLETVQLHRMVHGIVRENLSEEEARPLARAVRQVLAAADPGRPSDSRLWPRFAELIPHLESAGVLTSTNPRIQTFLLNCLRYLMLAGEYRTCLRLAEQTDHEWRAMLGDDHDQVRELSYHYGGALRMLGHFKRAEILAKSVADRMLAERGDRDLETLRATSTYAGVLLGTAKFEQARELLEHSFARYRELLGEDDSTTLNAENNVAVVLRLLGRYQEAYETDLDTLRRRERVLRVRHIATLSSGIGCAMGLRLMGRYREALARQEQGLKLHLQVLGPNHPQTLRAEHNLGMCLRRSGDIPGAGARLRSVLERSTRVFGAEFPWTLMVASDYATYLREYGDIGEARRISEEVVRGYQTQLGLAHPYSIGTVGNLALVLRAQGERVEALNLAEQALVGMRGAVGERHPWTLGCALNATGHRNITGRLHDALELGRETLRNCEQVLGPDHPMTLSAQIALAADLRSVREDAEAQKHEDAGLRALTRTLGPQHVHTVSARQQMRPYWDFEPQP; translated from the coding sequence ATGACCACCGGTATTCGGCAGGAACGCGACCCGGCCCCCGCGCGGCCGCAGCGCTTCGTCATCAGCTTCGCCGGCTTCAACCGGCCCTGGGCCGTGTGGATCGCCTACCGGCTGGAGGAGCACGGCCACCGCGTCGCCCTCCAGCGCTGGGACCCCCAGTCCGCCGGCGGCCTCACCCAGGCCCTCGACGACCTCGCCCGCGGCGGCAGCCGCGTCCTCCTCGTCCTCAGCGAGCGCTACTTCTCCGCCGGCACCCACTCCGAGCAGGAGTGGAACACCGCCCTGCGGGCCGCCCACGACAACCACCCCGGCCGGTTCGCCGCCGTCTGCCTCACCGACGCCCCCCTGCCCAGCGCCGTCGCCGTCCTGGAGAAGACCGACCTGTGGGGCCTCGACGCGTACGAGGCCGAGTACCGCGTCCTGCGCCGCCTGGAGCTGCCCACCGACCGCGTCGGCACCGAGACCGGCCGCCGCGGCCCCCGCTTCCCCAACGACCCGCCCGAGATCTGGGGCCGCGTCCCCCGCCGCAACCCCCGCTTCACCGGCCGCAACGACGTCATCGGCAGGCTCCGCGCCGCCCTCGCCGAAGCCCCGCCCGGCGCCTCCATCGTCACCCTCCTCGGCCTCTCCGGAGTCGGCAAGACCCAGGTCGCCACCGAGTACGCCTACCGCTTCGCCTCCGAGTACGACGTCGTCTGGTGGGTCCCCGCCGAGGACCGCCCCACCCTCCGCGAACGCCTCGCCGACCTCGCCCCCGAGCTGGGCCTGCCGCGCGGCGCCGGCAGCTACGGCGAGCAGATCCGGGCCGTCCTGGAGGCGCTGCGGCGCGGAACCCCGTACAACCGCTGGCTGATGGTCTTCGACGGCTGCGACAACCCCGACGACCTCACCGACATGCTGCCCTCCGGCGCCGGCGACGTCATCATCACCTCCCGCAACCGCGAATGGGCCTCCCGGCACACCAGCCTCGTCGAGGTCCCCCTCTACGCCCGGCCCGAGTCGGTCACCTTCATCCGCCGCCGCGCCCACCGCCTCACCGGCGAGGAGGCCGACCAGCTCGCCGAAGCACTGGAGGACTACCCGCTCGCCCTCGACCAGACCGCCGGCTGGCTCGCCGACTCGCCCCTGACCGTCGGCGACTACCTGGGGCTGCTGCGCCGCCGCCTGGACTCCCACGAGGCCGTCACCGTCTCCGACGACTACCCGCTGCCCTTCCCCACCGCCCTGGCCATACTCCTCAACAACGTCCGGGAGAACTTCCCCGACGCGCTCGCCCTGCTCCGCCTGTTCGTGTTCTTCGCGCCCGGGCCCGTCCCGCTGCGGCTGCTGCGCGAGTTCCCCGTCGACGACGCGCCCGAACAGCTCGCCGGGCTCATCAACGACCAGATCCGCTGGAACGCCGCCCTGAACAAGCTCGTCCAGTTCTCCGTCGTCCGCCTCGAATACTCCGACCTCGCCGTCGAGGAGGGCGGCGGCGGGCTGGAGACCGTCCAACTCCACCGCATGGTCCACGGCATCGTCCGCGAGAACCTCTCCGAGGAGGAGGCCCGCCCCCTCGCCCGCGCCGTCCGCCAGGTCCTCGCCGCCGCCGACCCCGGCCGGCCCTCCGACTCCCGGCTGTGGCCCCGCTTCGCCGAGCTGATCCCCCACCTGGAGAGCGCCGGCGTCCTGACCAGCACCAACCCGCGGATCCAGACCTTCCTCCTGAACTGCCTGCGCTACCTCATGCTCGCCGGCGAGTACCGCACCTGCCTGCGCCTGGCCGAGCAGACCGACCACGAGTGGCGGGCGATGCTCGGCGACGACCACGACCAGGTCCGCGAGCTCAGCTACCACTACGGCGGCGCCCTGCGCATGCTCGGCCACTTCAAGCGCGCCGAGATCCTCGCCAAGTCCGTCGCCGACCGCATGCTCGCCGAACGCGGCGACCGCGACCTGGAGACCCTCCGCGCCACCAGCACCTACGCCGGCGTCCTCCTCGGCACCGCCAAGTTCGAGCAGGCCCGCGAACTGCTGGAGCACTCCTTCGCCCGCTACCGCGAACTCCTCGGCGAGGACGACTCCACCACCCTCAACGCCGAGAACAACGTCGCCGTCGTCCTGCGCCTGCTGGGCCGCTACCAGGAGGCGTACGAGACCGACCTCGACACCCTGCGCCGCCGCGAGCGCGTCCTGCGCGTCCGCCACATCGCCACCCTCTCCTCCGGGATCGGCTGCGCCATGGGCCTGCGCCTGATGGGCCGCTACCGCGAGGCCCTCGCCCGCCAGGAACAGGGCCTCAAACTCCACCTCCAGGTCCTCGGCCCCAACCACCCGCAGACCCTGCGCGCCGAACACAACCTCGGCATGTGCCTGCGCCGCTCCGGCGACATCCCCGGCGCCGGCGCCCGGCTGCGCAGCGTCCTGGAGCGCTCCACGCGCGTCTTCGGCGCAGAGTTCCCCTGGACCCTGATGGTCGCCTCCGACTACGCCACCTACCTGCGCGAGTACGGGGACATCGGCGAGGCCAGGCGGATCTCCGAGGAGGTCGTCCGCGGCTACCAGACCCAGCTCGGCCTCGCCCACCCCTACAGCATCGGCACCGTCGGCAACCTCGCCCTCGTCCTGCGCGCGCAGGGCGAGCGGGTCGAGGCGCTGAACCTCGCCGAGCAGGCCCTGGTCGGGATGCGCGGCGCCGTCGGCGAACGCCACCCGTGGACGCTGGGCTGCGCCCTCAACGCCACCGGGCACCGCAACATCACCGGCCGGCTCCACGACGCGCTGGAACTCGGCCGCGAGACACTCCGCAACTGCGAGCAGGTCCTCGGCCCGGACCACCCGATGACCCTGAGCGCGCAGATCGCCCTCGCCGCCGACCTGCGATCGGTACGGGAGGACGCGGAGGCGCAGAAACACGAGGACGCGGGCCTGCGGGCGCTGACCCGCACCCTCGGCCCCCAGCACGTCCACACCGTCTCCGCCCGCCAGCAGATGCGCCCCTACTGGGACTTCGAACCCCAGCCGTAG